The Silene latifolia isolate original U9 population unplaced genomic scaffold, ASM4854445v1 chrun_scaffold_16, whole genome shotgun sequence genome includes a region encoding these proteins:
- the LOC141637300 gene encoding uncharacterized protein LOC141637300, translating to MKEPNLTDDERHKRVCLLLENMKNGKPTHWKMYYIGSNEAALYRSCKSKRYITKVMFLAYVSRPIYKDNGEGLFDGKLGIWPFTYEEPAKRRSKNIVAGTIVTKPIESITKKVTKEALINLVIPAIKQKWPASASKEISIQQDNVKPHINEKDKDFPEAAISDGFNIKLTQQQANSPDLNILDLGFFRSIQSLQDEYPANTVEELVKNVIEAYEAETAGTLDNVWLSLQACMK from the exons ATGAAGGAGCCAAATCTCACAGATGATGAGAGACATAAGAGGGTTTGTCTATTGCTTGAGAACATGAAAAATGGTAAACCAACCCATTGGAAGAT GTACTATATTGGGAGCAATGAGGCAGCTCTATATAGAAGTTGTAAAAGCAAGAGATACATAACAAAAGTGATGTTCTTGGCATATGTTTCAAGGCCAATATACAAAGACAATGGAGAGGGTTTGTTTGATGGAAAGCTTGGTATTTGGCCATTTACTTACGAAGAACCAGCCAAAAGGAGAAGTAAAAATATAGTTGCGGGCACAATTGTCACAAAGCCAATAGAATCCATCACTAAGAAAGTGACTAAAGAAGCATTGATCAATCTAGTGATACCAGCCATTAAACAGAAATGGCCAGCATCTGCATCAAAGGAAATAAGCATACAACAAGATAATGTTAAGCCTCATATAAATGAGAAAGATAAGGATTTCCCAGAAGCAGCCATATCGGATGGTTTCAATATCAAGTTAACCCAACAACAAGCCAATTCTCCTGATTTAAATATCTTAGATTTAGGTTTCTTTAGGTCTATACAATCTCTACAAGATGAATATCCAGCCAACACAGTGGAAGAGTTGGTAAAGAATGTTATAGAAGCATATGAAGCAGAAACTGCTGGGACTCTAGACAATGTGTGGCTAAGCTTACAAGCTTGTATGAAATAA